In Lates calcarifer isolate ASB-BC8 unplaced genomic scaffold, TLL_Latcal_v3 _unitig_1715_quiver_2043, whole genome shotgun sequence, the sequence CACAGAAACATATCGACAGTAAGTTTCTGAACTGAGACAGGTGTGACTCTAGCGAGGTTTTGCTTTGAGTGCCGCATCGACTTCTTCTTCTGGCATGAGAGTGTGCCACTGGGCCACCGGACGTCTGGGATTGGCCAGCATGTCTGACCAGTGGCGCAGGCCGACCCCTGTAGCTCCATAACCCATGAAGGTTTTTCCAATGGGGTCGTTGCTCCCGAGTTTATCATAGTCAAACACTGTGATGACGACCTGCACTTTctgaaaccaaagaatttatcaaatattattattattctccaCATCAACACTTACTGTAACATTTCAAACTGATAATTAATGTGATGACACTGCCTACCTGTATCTGCTCAAAGGGGACGTCAAAGCTAAAACTTTCATTAAAGTAGGGGTTGAGTGTGTTTTCTTGACagttgtctttttcttcttaatgCGTTTTCCATTTTGCTGTAACAATCTTCACATATGGATCTTGTGGATATAGAAAAGAACATGATACAGCGGTCCATTTTAATgagacatgaaacaaacatcTGAGATAGTATGAGTGAATAGCGAGAGATTACCTGACAAGCCACCCACATCCATTTTCTTCAGATTCTTTGCCTCCATGATGTTCACTGTCAGTTTCCCAGCAGTGGGTACATAACGCAGAGAAATGCAAATATCACCCAGTTTCTCCTGCTGAAAGGAAATATCATGGATTATTATGTCCCATCAAATTAAACTATAGATGTCTTTTATTAAACTCCTGATCCTCCAATTTTATATTAATTGGAACAAGgtcaaatgaaaacagtatATCATACCTCTTCCTTCTCCCCACTCTCCAGGTCTCTCCACTGTTGCATTGGCTGGCCCAAATCAACACTGTTCATAGGAATCTTTATCTCACCAATCATATCATGTTTGGAGAAACGATCAAAGTCAAAAACTTGCAGCACCAGCGTCTTTCCGCCCAACTCTGCATATGGGATCTAGAAAGAGAAGTTATTACAACATTGAGATGAACAATAGGCGATGGTAGATTGTAGGCAATTTTGTGTACATGTAAGAAAATGTATGAATTCAGGCAGTAACAAAGAACATACAGTGACGGGATGCAATTCAAAACATACTGCATTGTAATTTTTTGGGGAGGGATACCTTGACAGACGCCACTCAGGGAATGAAAGACTAAAGACGAGGGGAAGTAGAGACATAGGCCAAACTTCTGCCTCATGAGGGGTAAAAAGTGACATGTCATCAACAACCTGGAACACCAACACAAGCTGCGACAGAGAcataaagagaagagaaagaacaaacaaacaaaaacacagacaacatcaAGTCGACGACAAAGGCACGATGTCAAGGACACGGTACCTTGAAGATGAAAGTCTCGTTGAAACGGGGCATAAGTTCTTGCGCTGAACCTTGGTCTCAtacttcttctttttgtctggCAACAAAAAGACTTTGACATAGGGGTCTGAAGTTCCCCCATGTCCATAGCAGCAAGGTCCTGAGCCTGAAGGATACCCACTATGAgcttcagaggagagaaaaaaggtgtCAGACAAGTGAAAAGGAAATATATTTCAGATAGTCATTGTCCTTCAGGTCATTAATATGaatgcttttgttttcacacaggaCCTACCTGGGGAATCTGTGAAGTTGTAGTCCAAGGAGAACTCCAGCTTACCCCAACTTTCctgttctttctcctcttcctccccttccttcTTTACCTCCCCCTCCtggaagatgaaaaaaacatcaatgcaTTGGATCAATCATCATGAAGATCTAGATCAGGTAAGACTATGCAATAATAGATGACTGGAAGCCATGTACCTTTTCTCCAGCCTCTCCTTCACCTTCCTTTGTCTTTCTGCAGCGACCTgccttcctctccctcactttctttggcttttctttttcccaaagcatttttgaaaacacagaagaTGAAGCACGCCACCAAAAACCAGGACCACCACAACAATGGCTCCCACTGCCCACATGGgaactgcaaaataaaaataggtGTATTATCAGGATTCACATAACACAGGATTTTCAAGAGCATTAAAATTTTTCACATCTTATGATTACATTAATCTAAACAGTTCCAACAGTATTGTTGAACGTAAACTGCTTTGAAACAGAACTAAGAGTATGATGCATAATTTCCTTGCAGTAAAACATGATACTTCTTCAATACTTTATCTTTACACAGTTTGCTGAGCATGCACACATTGTTTAGCAACACCCTTCTCCACAATCAGATAATAACACACTCCCTAGCTGGGAGTGGCCTTATTCAACCGCAGTCACCAACACTGCTGGGGCAGTTTATCATTAAGTGCTTTGCTAAATGCAGCTCAGCAGTGGTTGTTGACTGAAAGGAAAACAATTCTAATTGTATTTTTCTACTTTGATTGAATATGTCAAAAACATTGTTGGTAGCTAAGGAACAGCTTAATGTTCATCAGAAAAAGCTAGTCTAAACTGGTCAATACAGATATGAAATAATATATCATAATGTGAAATCTGTACAGGGGTGGCTTTACTCctccaaaaaataaacagtgacacacacattgTTTCAGTGAGTATattaacttttgttttctaGAAGTGGCTTACTCGGCAGATGACTAAGTTCATTCATGAACTTGTCTTTCATGTGGTTGTAGTCATGGCTGGGGTGATGTTCTGTGTGGGAGTGCTCATGGTGTTCTGAGTGCGAGTGCTCATGATGAACTGGCTCTGTTGCTtcctctggctctggttcaGACGGCTCTGCAGCCCTCCGGGCCCGGGCTCCAGTGCTGACCACCCTCATGTCAGCTGTCAAAACAGAGGAATCACTGCAGTGTTATTCACGATGTGTTGGTTTTTTACGCCCTCTGTCAAGTTGGGCTATACAGTCAGAGATAACACAACTTCGTATGTATGCTGTGTAATCCCTGTGTCCATACTTTGCAGTACAGTACAAGAGCACAGAGCAACTCCAAGCCAGATGCTCAACATGGCTGACCTTAATCCCTCTGTtactctcattctctctgtcatctcccCCGCCCCACAACCCATGCTTCCACTCCCCACGTTTGTCCCATCCCATTTTTCTCTCGTCACTGTCTCTGCATGTAACTGGATTAAACTCTGGCAGCTTGCACTACAATATTAATCCAAAATCCCAGATCCTCAAAGCTTAAATAAATAGGGGTTGGTCCCCTCCGAATTTTCCCATCcacaactgttgtttttgtccctATGAACTACAGAGTTTTCTGGAAAGACAACTGTTTATCGAGGCATTTCAAATGAATCCCAGTATACTATGGCCAAGACTACGGTCAAAACCctggttttattatttgtaGTTTTCATGAATATTTATCCCCACATTCttatttaaataagaaaaaaacactatttTTAGAATATGCTGTATATGaagtaagttttttttaattggaatCAGCAATTTTTTGACGGCAACTGTACCATCTGCGTTGAATAGCGTAAGAGAcctaatgaaataaaaacattttaagtgtCTATTTACATACATGGATAACTCTTTCAGCTGGTATTAGAGGGTTATGATTATGTTCAGATTCACAGGAAACAGTTCAGaaacaaatgtcattttatcatttagaaaatgtaattaaaaaagtCAATCCTTTTCTCAttggttaatttttttttttgcattgcaaTGCTCTTGCACTTGATCGTAGTAGAAATGTTTGCAATCTTATGCATATTTATCTTACCTGTTGATATGTTGCTTTAATTTCCTCTATATGGAAAGAGTTGTTGGAGCAATTTTGTAGTCATAGAAGtaagtgtttttcttgttgcttCCCTTTTGGCCTGTTGGAGCCCTCATGCACCCATCGTCCCTTCAGTATGCTGTTGACTCTGACTGGCTCTCTGCAACCCTTTCCATCAAAGCCAAAGCACTGGCAAATCACTAGAGCAGTGTTGTGGTTTAATCCCCCCTACCCCCTCCTCCCGATATTAGAACGCTGACAACACATCTGTTGCTTTATGTCTCTGACTGAAGACTCACAAAGAGCAACGGTCACCTTCTCTTATATTAACAGCTCCACTATTAACAATTTCACATGTTTAATAATTTAAGGCTTTTCTTTGCAGAGTGGAAAAAATATCTGTTCATTAGACTGATGAACTGATGGCAGTGGTGGTTTTGTTTATCCATTAGACTGAAGAGATTGTAGTGCATCCGGCTCTTTGCTAATCCCCTTGGCATAGCTGTCCTCGCAGTCTACCAACAGCTTCTATTGCAAGTGGATATTCCAGCCTCCCCATCCCTTGGCTTACCATTTTACTGTACCAAACACATAGCCACATTTAGAGCACTGTGAACAGTAATCCCCAGGCATGCTGCCACGTGTTTGCACTGCTACATCTGGAGATCTCAGTGGCTCCAATCCAACACACAACAGCCTCATCCAGTACTTACTAATCTgcagagtggaaaaaaacacataaagagACACTATCACAACAACTACATTTGAGAGGGTGTCAACACAAGGCTTTTTTAGTCAGCTTAGCCAGCTAATTAACAGGACCTACATCGGACCATACAATACTAGAGACCATTTTAATTAGACCCTAAGGTGTTTTGTAAACACTGCTGCATGTTCTCATTCAATCATAATATTTCTTGGTCAATTAATTGATTGGATCCAAGTTATCAAGAAATCAATCACCGATCCAGTCTTTTTCTCAACTGTACATTATGTGTTGCAATGCAGTCTCACTAAATTgcaaatgaaacacagacagagtaaAATAGGAAATACGTCTTGCTGTGATGTAGTCTGTTGACACACTTCTATTGGTGAATCTTATCTTTGCTGAAACATATAATTTACTAAGAAGCATCATGGACATTTTTAACCACAAGCTCTCTGGTAGCCTAATGTTAAACATTAAGCTCCCACCCAATGGTGAGTAAGCAAAGTCCCACTGTTATCTTTACAGTGTTCTATAGGCACAGACATGACATTAGGAAAAGCACAGAAGGTATGTTTAGACTGCATGATTAGTCAGATGACTGTCTGAACAGGTGGACATAGACAAAAACAAGGTCAGCATAATCTGACTTTATTCAATGTTTGCATGATTATACAAATTTAAACCATTTTGATTGACTCAAAATAGTATACAATTTACAAAACAGTTGTGAATGTTACCTCTGACTCTATGGAATGCATGACACATGATAAACTGAGTCCAAATGCACAAGTGACTCATTTTAACAGCTTAGGAAAATGGTAGTATTTAGCACCATACTGGTGGAAACACTGATTTTCCACTGGGGTGTTTTGAggtattttctgttattttgcttttaatttctCTTGTGCCATTGGTACAAGAAAGAAGTTTAGGGTAACGGATAAAAATATTGTAAACTTGTCTTAACGGAAAAAAAGGTTGTTGTGAGGGACTATTGCCCACTTGACTCTTTATCTTTTGAAATGTGGAGCTTGTGTCATTGTACTGCTGGTGACCTTTACAGGGTGTGTTTATCAAAGAGGTATTCTCCCATTGAACCCTGTGTCTCAGACGCAGTGAGACGGGTCAGGCTTCCAGCATAATCACCCAGCTTCTTGATGGTGTCATGGCTGTCGGTGAGGAAGTGCTGCTCGAGGAAGTCACACAGCTATAAAAGAAGTTAGACAGAAAAAGGTGAGTAAGATGGGAAATAATTCTATAAAAGTGATCTTCCGGACTGTGATTGTTTAATACATACTGAACTCACACAAAAAAGTATTTATAATATGCAACACTGTagctgattcttttttttttcatattcattatCTCACACTACACAACAACCTTAGAACAAGTAGCAGTTATATCTAACAGTGCCAGACATACATGAGGGTCAGTGTGGTTGCCAGCTCTGCGGTGCACATCAAGGATACACGAGTTAAGGGACTTCTGGTAGTCGAGGGAAAAGGACAATGCATCCAGACCACCTCTCCAATCCTCCCTACTTGGTTTCTAGAAGAGAAGGTTATATTTAAATGGATCAACAAATGTACCGATCTCAATAACAATGGCTTAGAAATGACACTCGTAATTGGACATTTTAGACTTACAGCGATAGTCTGAAGCAAGATTCGGCCTCCTCTCATGTTTTGATATTCCAGCAGCTTCTCAGCTtgttccctctctgtcactgagCGCTCCAGGAAAAAACTGGAGAATTTTGGCAAGGCAACATCATCCCTGTCAAAGTACATCCCCtaaaacagttgaaaaacaaaaatagaaaaacaacacaatatttAGGGGCTTTAATTGAAAcgtgagaagaaaaagaaattcaggCAAATAGGGAAATATTTAGCAGTGTACATTGCATAACCATACCAGAGCAAGGTAGGTGTAGGATGCATTTAGCTTCAGGTTGATGAGTTTGTTGATGTCTCCTTCGCTCTCCGAATGGAGgttttgtttaaccacagaCTGCATttctaaaagacaaaaaaaatactgcaatCAATGCGACAAGCATTAGGACATACCAATGCCAGAGCAGGGTGTAGCCACTAAtgcaaaaagacagaaaacatgtcagAAGATAAAGATATCTCCCTTACCCTTCCTTTCTCAGCAAACAGTCTTCGCTAACAAACGGTTTAAGTCACTCGCTCCCTGAAGTTAGCTTGTTAAAGTCCTGCACTTCTTTACCAGCCTGCGTTTACGCAACCGATATTTAACGGCTTCAGTCAAACATCAGCCAGGCtatgtgttgttgtgcagtgAGCTCAAGTGGGCTGTAACCTCTCAGGTGAGGTGGAGAGAGGGTTCTGCTAAGGTTAGGACATTTTGTGTTGAACTGAAGCTTGGTTAATGTCGTTTGTTACAACACTTTTTAACTAGCTACTTGCGCTCTCTTTACAAGTTAACGCTAGCAGGCAGGCTGTATGCTAACTCttaatttaacaaacattagccGAGTTAGCACCAACTAAACATTAAGCTTGTTAACGTAACTTACCACACAGACATGTTAGCTGAGCTTGGCTGTGGGTAAGATTTAGTTAGTCTAATATAAGTCAACATTACCTTTATTTTGTCACTCACTTGCTCTGTGAAGTTAATGTTACTCCACTTCGCCAGTACTGTGGCTGGCTTTATCTTGTTTACACCCCACAAGACGACGACCCTCCCTCAGCTTACGTTAGCCACCGTTACTTAACTCGTTTGTATGTTCATGCTGTTTGTGCATCTCTACTGCCACCTCTCGTGTTGGAGACACCTTACATATTTCAGTCTAACTGTTGTGTTAGTAATATTGGAATAAAAGAGTCTTTAAAAAGGCATTTTGATACAGTGTTTAGAAAGGGCTTCACAGTAATCAGTCAAGATACAAATGAAGTTTTGAGAGTGTAGATAATAAGCACACCATAGGTGGTAATAAGCACATCAACATACATGGTTATATGACAGATTATATATCAAAAGCCAGCATATGTATTTGAGCAGCAGGCAAGGTTCAGCTTGAGTCCTGTGGTGTATGGGAAGCCAGTGGATGTTCAGAATTgttgtaactgtgtgttttagacATCCAACATTTATATTAGATGTAAATGGAAACTtgatacattttaaagtttGTATGGATTCATGGTAAATATGAGTTTTAGTAACTTTAGGGTGCAGGTCTTAAATGTcgtatgaaaaacaaattatgttTGCATGAACGTTGAATCAATAGGCGTGTTGTGCTCAACATCCAACAAGGAAGCTCATTACAGTTGTTCATATAATATTAAGGAAAACTCTTATCATTTCTGAATGTGAACTTCCCCCTTATGTTTCCCCAAATTaaactgttgacagtgttttatttcatatacCAGCATATTTATTGAGTGCTACATCATAATATGAGACCATAAATACTGTAATGCCTTGATGATCTGTAAAAAATGTGTTGGTGATGTTCTCTGTTTGTAGTTCCTTATACATCTCAACCACAAGGAAGCTATAAATATCGCTGCTTGGTAAGACAGTGCAAAGAAACCAAAAGTAAATCCACTGGTCTGTGAAACCAGCTAACTGAAAAGATTAGACAGTGATTTTAACTAAGAAACCATTAAAGGTAAATGATTTTAGAGTAGaatttaaaacaagacaaataacACTTATTTTGCATAGCATTTGAAAGGTTTGCCTGGGTGCATaggtaaaaaaaactttacatcCTTTATTTACACATCATAAAGGTACAGAgacagtcacaaacacaaaactgtaaaactgatgaTCAGAAATATACAGCAGATATAAAGCAATTACCACCGATAAACATGTAAAACTGGCAAATTTACTTGACATACCTTTGACAAGCTGCACACTTTGACCGTTAATAAGGAAGTTACAGGCGGGACAAAGGTCTCTGTGGTTGTTCAAGGCCAAAAAGGAGAAGCAGCTATTTACTTAGTCACTTGCCAATATGAGAGGGGACCAGAGGTTACGAAAGGAGGACACGGTTAAGAATTAAAAGTCAACACCATCGGAATAAAGTTGATATTGGACTGCGTCAGCCCAGGCTTGAAGAACATCTTTGCAAACCTTAATTGTTGTTTCTGTCAGCATACCAGAAGCCGTGCTGAAAATAGAAACGTCAAGTTTATCTCGGGACAGCGAAGGACTTAAACAGGTTCATAGTATGTGTTCTGATCAATAAACGGTAACAATGATCAAGCCTTTGTCTATCAAAATTACCTCAGACCacttgctgctgtgtgtcttcCTGTGTCTTCTCTgggtaagtttttttttcccttttcacttTGATAGCAATCAGATAGTGTAACTTTACTCAGAAGCAGGTTACCCTCAACAAAAGGAAACTATGCAGTCAAAACCACAGTAAAGGTTCAATGCATGATATGCATCAAAATGAAGTTTAGGTGTGGAATTACATTGTCTGAAGTGTTAAGATGTACAGAAGACCAAAGAAGACAGTTTCACAACACAAGAATGATGGCCTTTTTAAGATGGTGAAATATGAATAAAAGTTTTCCCATCTGTTCTCACTCACTTCCTCAGagagacaaaagcagaaatgaggaaatagctatttaaaaaaaaaagctgtatttCAGACATGTATTATTATATTGCATTCTAgacactgttttgtgttttgtatttagAAAAAGATAAGAAATTTTAAAAGTTATGATGATGTGTGATTGTTAGGTAACTATTGTACACAGATATATCTGTATTTAATATATGTGATGTGCTTCTGCTTAAAAAGAGGCAACGGTGGGCCAATTGAGTCTGAATCAAGTTTTACACTTTTATTAGTGTATTTTAGGTGTTGTTATAATGTTGTAGATTTGGAAATACAAgtacaaaatgcaaaaaagaatTCCGGAGCATAATTTGCATTTGTCGTTCTCTGACGCCTCCTCAAGGTCTCTGCACATCACGTAGTGCAAAAAGTTTTGTTGAGCTGTTTGTGATGTACAGTTTTGTGATCATATAGGATATCGTTAAAAGTACAGTTGAACACCTCTAAacagcagtgctgtgtttttgaaCATTATGATATGAATACAAGCATTAAGTAGAAATTACATTCACTCAGAGACTGTATTAGTGTTTTCTCAGCTGTGTAGTTCCACAGTCAGATGAACACTTCTAACTTTTTACATTAAACTTTGGGTTTCTCACTTTGCCCTAATGTATCTTATTCTGTTTTTAGGGTACGGCTTACTCCAACACAACATCAACACCAAGTGCAACGCTGACAGCAACCGTAAGAAAtgtaatacaaacaaaaaactgacaatTCTAAACATTTTTGGGCTTAGGCAATTCTCTTCTCCCAGTGCCCCAATGAATCTTATTCTGTTTTTAGGGTACCGCTGACTCCAGTACAACATCATCAACACCAAGTGCAACGCTGACAGCAACTGTAAGAAAtgtaatacaaacaaaaaactgacaatTCTAAACATTTTTGGGCTTAGGCAATTCTCTTCTCCCAGTGCTCCAAtgaattttattctgtttttagggTACCGCTGACTCCAGTACAACATCATCAACACCAAGTGCAACGCTGACAGCAACCGTAAGAAatgcaatacaaaaaaaaaaaaaaaaaaagacatttctaaacatttttGGGCTTAGGCAATTTTCTTCTCCCAGTGCCCCAATGAATCTTATTCTGTTTTTAGGGTACCGCTGACTCCAGTACAACATCATCAACACCAAGTGCAACGCTGACAGCAACCGTAAGAAatgcaatacaaaaaaaaaaaaaaaagacaattctaAACATTTTTGGGCTTAGGCAAAtctcttctccctgtgctccaatgaattttattctgtttttagggTACCGCTGACTACAGtacaacatcatcaacaagtGCAACGCTGACAGCAACCGTAAGAAatgcaatacaaaaaaaaaaaaaaagacaattctaAACATTTTTGGGCTTAGGCAATTTTCTTTTCCCAGTGCTCCAATGAATCTTATTCTGTTTTTAGGGTACCGCTGACTACAGtacaacatcatcaacaagtGCAATGCTGACAGCAACCGTAAGAAatgcaatacaaaaaaaaaaaaaaagacaattctaAACATTTTTGGGCTTAGGCAAATCTCTTCTCCCTGTGCCCCAAtgaattttattctgtttttagggTACCGCTGACTACAGtacaacatcatcaacaagtGCAACGCTGACAGCAACCGTAAGAaatgcaatgcaaaaaaaaaaaaaaaagacaattctaAACATTTTTGGGCTTAGGCAAATCTCTTCTCCCTGTGCCCCAAtgaattttattctgtttttagggT encodes:
- the LOC108890260 gene encoding ferritin, middle subunit, with amino-acid sequence MQSVVKQNLHSESEGDINKLINLKLNASYTYLALGMYFDRDDVALPKFSSFFLERSVTEREQAEKLLEYQNMRGGRILLQTIAKPSREDWRGGLDALSFSLDYQKSLNSCILDVHRRAGNHTDPHLCDFLEQHFLTDSHDTIKKLGDYAGSLTRLTASETQGSMGEYLFDKHTL